TTGAAGCGCGAAATAGAAAGCGTAGGCGATCAGGTATTCACTGATCCGGCATTGCGCCGACTTCATTATCACCATGTCCGGGTGATCGTCGAAGTAGACCTGCTGTAGCGGCTCATAGCCCTCGAACCCGAACCGGCGGCCGTCAATGAAGTAATTTTCGGTCAACCAGTGCTCAAAAGTCGTCCTTTCGGTCAGCGGCCGGTCGGCCAGGCGGCGGCCGAGATCGGCCAGGAGCGTTTCGACCGTAACGGTCTCGACCGCTTTTCTGAGCGCCGGGAGCGAAGTCGCCGGGCGTTCGAGTAAGTCTAAGCTCATGCAACCCCCGCCTTCATCAGCGCCGCGCCGCACGCCTCCCGGGTTTTGGCATCCGGGATAAAGATCTTGATGATCTCGAACGCTTTGAGGACGAACCGCTGAACGACGTCGATCTTGACGTTAAAGGTCTCGCCATTCTCGATCTTGTTCAGCCGCTCGATGTTTTTGCCGATCGTATCGGAAATAGTCATCAAGACCTCGATCTCCTCCTGCCCGATCGCTTTGGCAAACTTGTACTTTTCAAGGTAAGAGTTCATGAGGCTGGCCTGAACGGCGATGAGCGCCCGAACATCGGTCAACTTTTTGTCGTTCGAGGCTTCTTCGATCTTCTCGGCCAGGCCTTTCATCGCGTACTTGGAGTAGAGGCCGCTCTTGATCGGGGTCTTGCCGCCGTGCATCCGGCACTTATCCTTGCCGAGGATCGCCCGGTTACGACATTGCACCCCGCTCCGCTTGCTCTTGGCC
This region of Candidatus Margulisiibacteriota bacterium genomic DNA includes:
- a CDS encoding HGGxSTG domain-containing protein, translated to MQCTAKSKRSGVQCRNRAILGKDKCRMHGGKTPIKSGLYSKYAMKGLAEKIEEASNDKKLTDVRALIAVQASLMNSYLEKYKFAKAIGQEEIEVLMTISDTIGKNIERLNKIENGETFNVKIDVVQRFVLKAFEIIKIFIPDAKTREACGAALMKAGVA